The following are encoded in a window of Flexibacter flexilis DSM 6793 genomic DNA:
- a CDS encoding T9SS-dependent choice-of-anchor J family protein, producing the protein DNVIGEGWSEAIGGTSVQGDSPWKTGGISGNSTGRVTLSGDSITAWIVSPPTKLYGAPVVTFKAALRTANNGTTLGTFGADDKVAVMISTDCGATWSELFALNGATSPALTAALTTYTVDLANYANQEVRIAFKATDGTDATTSCDVHLDDILLKNNTVLDAGAVQIISPPAVMTPSTNYPVIVRVSNYGSSSFSNYNMTAVVGASSYPGFIFSTVQANSTVEVNLGNYTSPATAGVVTGYAYTEVLGDQEVHNDTTYATFAITPVGVKEVKAKSVAIYPNPNKGSFKIDLANVEGKAAIVRLYSTTGQKVYEGSYHGLNGGQVVEVETEGLPTGMYLLNLEVEGQRFVGKVSIQQ; encoded by the coding sequence TTGATAATGTTATTGGCGAAGGTTGGTCCGAAGCCATTGGAGGTACATCTGTACAGGGTGATTCTCCATGGAAAACGGGTGGAATCAGTGGAAATTCAACAGGCCGTGTAACACTTTCTGGAGATAGCATTACCGCATGGATAGTATCTCCTCCAACGAAACTATATGGCGCACCAGTTGTAACATTCAAAGCGGCTTTGCGTACAGCCAACAATGGTACAACACTTGGTACTTTTGGTGCTGATGACAAAGTAGCGGTCATGATATCTACTGATTGTGGTGCTACATGGTCTGAGTTGTTTGCGCTCAACGGAGCAACATCTCCTGCGCTTACCGCAGCCCTGACAACTTACACAGTAGATTTGGCGAATTATGCAAACCAAGAAGTTAGAATAGCCTTCAAAGCAACAGATGGAACAGATGCCACTACAAGCTGCGATGTTCACTTGGATGACATCTTGTTAAAAAACAATACCGTGCTTGATGCTGGTGCAGTTCAGATTATATCTCCTCCTGCCGTAATGACGCCAAGTACTAACTACCCTGTTATTGTACGTGTAAGTAATTATGGTAGTTCAAGTTTCAGCAATTATAATATGACAGCTGTTGTTGGAGCTTCTTCTTACCCTGGTTTTATCTTTAGCACAGTACAAGCTAATAGTACAGTAGAGGTTAACTTAGGTAACTATACTTCACCAGCTACAGCAGGTGTTGTAACAGGTTATGCTTATACAGAAGTATTGGGTGACCAAGAAGTTCATAACGATACGACTTACGCTACCTTTGCGATTACTCCTGTTGGAGTGAAAGAAGTAAAAGCTAAATCTGTGGCGATTTATCCTAACCCTAACAAAGGTTCATTCAAAATAGATTTGGCGAATGTAGAAGGCAAAGCCGCTATCGTTCGTTTGTATAGCACTACAGGTCAAAAAGTGTATGAAGGATCTTACCATGGTTTAAATGGAGGACAAGTCGTAGAGGTAGAAACGGAAGGTTTGCCTACTGGAATGTATTTGTTAAACTTAGAAGTAGAAGGCCAACGTTTCGTAGGAAAAGTATCTATTCAACAATAA
- a CDS encoding glycosyltransferase family 2 protein, translating to MKTLSVVIVNYNVCHFLEQALLSVRKASQNIDTEVWVVDNNSVDGSVQMVREKFPEVKVIANTQNTGFSKANNQAIKLSDAKYILLLNPDTVVEENTFTSCCQFMDAHPEAGGLGVKMVDGKGVFLPESKRGLPTPWVSFYKIFGLAALFPRSKRFGKYHLTYLDKDQTHEVEVLSGAFMLMRKETLDKVGLLDEDYFMYGEDIDLSYRILLGGYKNYYFAGTRIIHYKGESTKKASVNYVFIFYNAMLIFAKKHFSGKSMKAFSLLINMAIYLRAAMAIAARFARQAVLPLTDALLIAVGMYLLQDYWGRNYKHSPSFYPPEFMQIVVPLYILVWLLSAYFSGVYEKKTRLSDIVQGIGIGTVLISAASNFFDDYRFSKALILMGGGWATVALASSRMLWHFIQYRNFSIDSAASKKVVIVGSTAESKRVLGLLKNVAAPVEVLGFIRTEADTDLRDEHCLGQLSQIQEVINIYKVEEIIFCAKDLTAEQIIGFMIETSGKNAPDYKIVPDGSNYIIGSNSKNAQGDFYSFNVELAIVRKHNRRQKRLFDVFVSLFLLASLPLNVWFVRKKLGYIRNIFQVVFGKKSWVGFSQQDAQVHLPSIRRGVLNPSNGVDVKVLDQTTLRRLDNFYAKDYTVATDVNIVLHGFRYLGN from the coding sequence TTGAAAACACTTTCTGTCGTCATCGTTAATTATAATGTTTGCCATTTTTTGGAACAGGCTCTTTTGTCCGTGCGAAAAGCCAGCCAGAACATTGATACAGAAGTGTGGGTAGTGGACAATAACTCCGTAGATGGCTCGGTGCAAATGGTGCGCGAGAAATTCCCTGAAGTAAAAGTCATTGCTAATACCCAAAACACGGGTTTTTCCAAAGCTAACAATCAGGCCATTAAGCTTTCCGATGCCAAATACATTTTGCTGCTCAACCCTGATACGGTCGTCGAAGAAAATACTTTTACGAGTTGCTGCCAGTTCATGGACGCGCACCCCGAAGCGGGCGGCTTGGGTGTAAAAATGGTGGACGGCAAAGGTGTTTTTCTGCCCGAATCCAAGCGCGGTTTGCCTACACCTTGGGTTTCTTTTTATAAAATATTTGGCCTTGCGGCTTTGTTTCCGCGTTCCAAACGATTTGGAAAATATCATCTTACCTACTTAGATAAAGACCAAACCCACGAAGTAGAAGTGCTTTCGGGGGCGTTTATGCTCATGCGCAAAGAAACGCTGGACAAAGTGGGTTTGCTCGACGAAGACTATTTCATGTACGGCGAAGACATCGATCTTTCGTATCGGATTTTGCTGGGTGGTTATAAAAACTACTATTTCGCGGGCACGCGCATTATTCACTACAAAGGCGAAAGCACCAAGAAAGCAAGCGTTAATTACGTGTTCATTTTCTATAACGCCATGCTCATTTTTGCCAAAAAGCATTTTTCGGGCAAAAGCATGAAGGCTTTTTCTTTGCTTATCAACATGGCGATTTACTTGCGTGCGGCGATGGCCATTGCGGCACGTTTTGCCCGACAAGCCGTTTTGCCGCTGACCGATGCCTTGCTTATCGCGGTCGGAATGTATTTGTTGCAGGATTATTGGGGACGCAACTACAAACATTCGCCAAGTTTCTATCCGCCCGAGTTTATGCAAATCGTCGTGCCGTTGTATATTTTGGTATGGTTGCTTTCGGCTTATTTTAGTGGGGTTTACGAAAAGAAAACGCGACTTTCGGACATTGTGCAGGGGATTGGCATCGGAACGGTGCTTATTTCGGCGGCCAGTAATTTTTTTGATGATTATCGTTTTTCTAAAGCCCTGATTCTAATGGGTGGCGGCTGGGCTACGGTGGCTTTGGCTTCCTCGCGAATGCTTTGGCATTTTATCCAGTACCGCAATTTCTCGATAGACTCCGCCGCCAGCAAAAAAGTGGTGATAGTGGGTTCTACGGCAGAAAGCAAACGGGTTTTGGGTTTGTTAAAAAATGTGGCTGCGCCAGTGGAAGTTTTGGGCTTTATTCGCACGGAAGCCGACACGGATTTGCGCGACGAACATTGTTTGGGACAACTTTCCCAAATACAGGAAGTCATTAATATTTATAAAGTAGAAGAAATTATTTTTTGTGCAAAAGACCTTACCGCCGAGCAAATCATTGGGTTTATGATAGAAACCAGCGGCAAAAACGCCCCTGATTACAAAATCGTCCCCGACGGCAGCAACTATATTATTGGTAGCAATTCAAAAAATGCACAAGGCGATTTTTATAGTTTCAATGTGGAATTGGCCATCGTGCGCAAACACAACCGCCGCCAAAAACGCCTGTTTGATGTGTTCGTAAGCTTGTTTTTGCTGGCGAGTTTGCCGCTAAACGTTTGGTTTGTTCGCAAAAAATTAGGTTATATCCGCAATATTTTTCAGGTAGTTTTTGGGAAAAAATCGTGGGTTGGCTTTAGCCAACAAGATGCGCAAGTTCATTTGCCAAGCATCAGACGTGGGGTTTTGAATCCGAGTAATGGTGTCGATGTGAAGGTTTTAGACCAAACCACGTTGCGCCGCCTCGACAATTTTTATGCAAAAGATTATACCGTTGCCACAGATGTTAATATTGTGTTGCATGGGTTTAGGTATTTGGGGAATTAA